From the genome of Mixophyes fleayi isolate aMixFle1 chromosome 2, aMixFle1.hap1, whole genome shotgun sequence, one region includes:
- the DDX20 gene encoding putative ATP-dependent RNA helicase DDX20 isoform X1, with the protein MAAHVLTSRPRTGDVLQDLGETSDFSSLLLSQPVLEGLKATGFNKPSPIQSKAIPLGRCGLDLIVQAKSGTGKTCVFSTVALDSLILENTATQILVLAPTREIAVQIHSVIISIGSRMEGLECHVFIGGTPLPQDKARLKKCHIAVGSPGRIKQLIEIGYLYTASIRLFILDEADKLLEEGSFQDQINWIYSSLPANKQMLAVSATYPESLAKALTKYMREPTFVRLNVTDPSLLGLKQYYKVVNTHHLPHKIFEEKVQHLQELFSRVPFNQALVFSNLHSRAQHLADVLTTKGFPAVCISGGMNQNQRLDAMAKLKQFHCRVLISTDLTSRGIDAEKVNLVINLDVPHDWETYMHRIGRAGRFGTYGLSVSYCCRGEEENLMMSIAQKCNLRLLPLPDPIPDGLIEEACDWDVEITSVKATSQALTSEGKPDDTVKNDVFSRNPLTEMSTSKKSTLYKQKKVTKNKPTERESQQEWVNVDTTNQPKKLNKTRKAEKPVESLRSDSKIQDMLDKNPALPKIPSLSSFKRPVVCTSSFAELVEDYEHFIKEGLEKHVEIIRVYTDAGKHADKNTVKNPYKENNTADMPLDAGNVLEKCVFSENSGVEHDDSSSSSSSAENEDKSEESSHSSEKPRSMELSNSCQNVSAVGSVGAAVCLPNVDDFPASMEDVQPASLVKAYGYLGEEPVFNNVKKSRKRSKKVTHLSRRELCQETQDDMYQLDYGNPSGFPYGTMSYADYWRSYYQAWQTYHSAISNSYYRNVYKCSNWMSAYHMHSVYLHEMLKP; encoded by the exons ATGGCTGCACATGTGTTGACCTCTCGACCTCGCACTGGAGATGTTCTGCAAGACCTTGGAGAGACCTCAGATTTTAGCTCCCTGCTTCTGTCACAGCCTGTACTTGAAGGCTTAAAGGCAACAGGATTCAACAAACCTTCTCCAATCCAGAGCAAGGCCATACCACTTGGGAGGTGCGGTTTGG ATTTAATAGTGCAAGCAAAGTCTGGTACAGGGAAAACATGCGTCTTCTCTACGGTGGCATTAGATTCATTGATTCTGGAAAACACTGCAACACAG ATCTTGGTGTTGGCTCCCACAAGAGAAATTGCAGTTCAGATCCATTCAGTGATTATATCCATAGGGAGCCGCATGGAAGGACTAGAGTGTCATGTTTTCATCGGAGGGACACCACTGCCACAGGACAAAGCTAGGCTAAAGAAGTGTCACATAGCTGTGGGCTCACCTG GCCGAATAAAGCAATTAATAGAAATTGGCTACCTTTACACTGCCAGCATTCGTCTTTTCATCCTTGATGAAGCTGACAAACTCCTAGAAGAAGGGAGCTTCCAGGACCAAATTAA CTGGATTTATTCATCTCTTCCGGCCAACAAACAAATGCTCGCTGTCTCAGCCACGTACCCAGAATCCTTAGCAAAAGCATTGACAAAGTACATGCGAGAGCCAACTTTTGTCAGATTGAATGTAACAGACCCCAGTCTCCTTG GGTTAAAGCAGTATTACAAGGTGGTAAATACACACCACCTCCCACACAAGATTTTTGAAGAGAAGGTGCAACATTTGCAGGAATTGTTTAGCAGAGTTCCATTTAACCAAGCCTTGGTTTTCTCTAACCTTCATAGCAG GGCTCAACATCTGGCTGATGTTCTTACAACTAAAGGTTTCCCAGCTGTGTGTATATCTG GTGGTATGAACCAGAACCAAAGACTTGATGCCATGGCTAAACTGAAGCAGTTTCATTGTCGTGTCCTAATTTCTACTGATCTT ACATCACGTGGTATTGATGCTGAGAAAGTGAATTTGGTTATAAACCTGGATGTGCCACATGACTGGGAGACATATATGCACCGAATTGGAAGAGCTGGACGTTTTg GTACCTATGGTCTGTCTGTTTCTTACTGCTGTCGTGGAGAAGAGGAGAATTTGATGATGTCAATAGCTCAGAAATGCAACCTCCGACTGCTTCCCCTACCTG ATCCAATTCCAGATGGGCTTATAGAGGAAGCATGTGACTGGGATGTTGAGATTACGTCGGTGAAGGCCACATCCCAAGCTTTAACTTCTGAAGGCAAACCAGATGATACGGTGAAAAACGATGTTTTCAGTAGAAATCCTCTAACAGAAATGTCTACAAGCAAGAAATCTACTCTATATAAGCAGAAAAAAGTGACCAAAAATAAgcctacagagagagagagtcagcaGGAATGGGTAAATGTGGACACTACTAACCAACCTAAGAAGCTAAATAAAACTAGAAAAGCAGAAAAGCCAGTGGAAAGCCTAAGAAGTGACAGTAAAATTCAGGATATGCTGGATAAAAATCCAGCACTTCCTAAAATCCCAAGCTTATCTTCTTTCAAACGTCCTGTAGTCTGTACATCATCCTTTGCTGAGCTTGTTGAAGACTAcgaacatttcattaaggaaGGTCTAGAAAAACATGTAGAGATCATCCGTGTCTATACAGACGCTGGAAAGCACGCAGACAAAAATACAGTCAAAAACCCATACAAAGAAAATAATACTGCTGATATGCCTTTAGATGCAGGGAATGtcttggaaaaatgtgttttcagCGAGAATTCAGGTGTTGAGCATGACGATAGTAGCTCATCCAGCTCTTCGGCAGAGAATGAAGACAAGAGTGAAGAATCCAGCCACTCGTCGGAAAAGCCAAGGTCTATGGAACTGTCAAACTCTTGCCAAAATGTCTCAGCTGTAGGGTCAGTTGGGGCTGCTGTTTGCCTGCCAAATGTAGATGATTTTCCAGCGTCCATGGAGGATGTGCAGCCGGCAAGCTTGGTCAAAGCCTATGGTTATCTTGGAGAAGAGCCAGTTTTCAATAATGTCAAAAAGTCTAGAAAACGGAGTAAAAAAGTAACCCACCTGTCCAGAAGAGAGCTGTGCCAGGAAACTCAGGATGACATGTACCAACTGGACTATGGGAACCCCAGTGGGTTTCCATATGGCACCATGAGCTATGCTGACTATTGGCGATCATATTATCAAGCATGGCAGACATACCACTCTGCAATTTCAAATTCCTATTATAGGAATGTCTACAAGTGCTCAAACTGGATGTCTGCATACCATATGCACTCTGTCTACCTCCATGAAATGCTAAAGCCATGA
- the DDX20 gene encoding putative ATP-dependent RNA helicase DDX20 isoform X2: MEGLECHVFIGGTPLPQDKARLKKCHIAVGSPGRIKQLIEIGYLYTASIRLFILDEADKLLEEGSFQDQINWIYSSLPANKQMLAVSATYPESLAKALTKYMREPTFVRLNVTDPSLLGLKQYYKVVNTHHLPHKIFEEKVQHLQELFSRVPFNQALVFSNLHSRAQHLADVLTTKGFPAVCISGGMNQNQRLDAMAKLKQFHCRVLISTDLTSRGIDAEKVNLVINLDVPHDWETYMHRIGRAGRFGTYGLSVSYCCRGEEENLMMSIAQKCNLRLLPLPDPIPDGLIEEACDWDVEITSVKATSQALTSEGKPDDTVKNDVFSRNPLTEMSTSKKSTLYKQKKVTKNKPTERESQQEWVNVDTTNQPKKLNKTRKAEKPVESLRSDSKIQDMLDKNPALPKIPSLSSFKRPVVCTSSFAELVEDYEHFIKEGLEKHVEIIRVYTDAGKHADKNTVKNPYKENNTADMPLDAGNVLEKCVFSENSGVEHDDSSSSSSSAENEDKSEESSHSSEKPRSMELSNSCQNVSAVGSVGAAVCLPNVDDFPASMEDVQPASLVKAYGYLGEEPVFNNVKKSRKRSKKVTHLSRRELCQETQDDMYQLDYGNPSGFPYGTMSYADYWRSYYQAWQTYHSAISNSYYRNVYKCSNWMSAYHMHSVYLHEMLKP, from the exons ATGGAAGGACTAGAGTGTCATGTTTTCATCGGAGGGACACCACTGCCACAGGACAAAGCTAGGCTAAAGAAGTGTCACATAGCTGTGGGCTCACCTG GCCGAATAAAGCAATTAATAGAAATTGGCTACCTTTACACTGCCAGCATTCGTCTTTTCATCCTTGATGAAGCTGACAAACTCCTAGAAGAAGGGAGCTTCCAGGACCAAATTAA CTGGATTTATTCATCTCTTCCGGCCAACAAACAAATGCTCGCTGTCTCAGCCACGTACCCAGAATCCTTAGCAAAAGCATTGACAAAGTACATGCGAGAGCCAACTTTTGTCAGATTGAATGTAACAGACCCCAGTCTCCTTG GGTTAAAGCAGTATTACAAGGTGGTAAATACACACCACCTCCCACACAAGATTTTTGAAGAGAAGGTGCAACATTTGCAGGAATTGTTTAGCAGAGTTCCATTTAACCAAGCCTTGGTTTTCTCTAACCTTCATAGCAG GGCTCAACATCTGGCTGATGTTCTTACAACTAAAGGTTTCCCAGCTGTGTGTATATCTG GTGGTATGAACCAGAACCAAAGACTTGATGCCATGGCTAAACTGAAGCAGTTTCATTGTCGTGTCCTAATTTCTACTGATCTT ACATCACGTGGTATTGATGCTGAGAAAGTGAATTTGGTTATAAACCTGGATGTGCCACATGACTGGGAGACATATATGCACCGAATTGGAAGAGCTGGACGTTTTg GTACCTATGGTCTGTCTGTTTCTTACTGCTGTCGTGGAGAAGAGGAGAATTTGATGATGTCAATAGCTCAGAAATGCAACCTCCGACTGCTTCCCCTACCTG ATCCAATTCCAGATGGGCTTATAGAGGAAGCATGTGACTGGGATGTTGAGATTACGTCGGTGAAGGCCACATCCCAAGCTTTAACTTCTGAAGGCAAACCAGATGATACGGTGAAAAACGATGTTTTCAGTAGAAATCCTCTAACAGAAATGTCTACAAGCAAGAAATCTACTCTATATAAGCAGAAAAAAGTGACCAAAAATAAgcctacagagagagagagtcagcaGGAATGGGTAAATGTGGACACTACTAACCAACCTAAGAAGCTAAATAAAACTAGAAAAGCAGAAAAGCCAGTGGAAAGCCTAAGAAGTGACAGTAAAATTCAGGATATGCTGGATAAAAATCCAGCACTTCCTAAAATCCCAAGCTTATCTTCTTTCAAACGTCCTGTAGTCTGTACATCATCCTTTGCTGAGCTTGTTGAAGACTAcgaacatttcattaaggaaGGTCTAGAAAAACATGTAGAGATCATCCGTGTCTATACAGACGCTGGAAAGCACGCAGACAAAAATACAGTCAAAAACCCATACAAAGAAAATAATACTGCTGATATGCCTTTAGATGCAGGGAATGtcttggaaaaatgtgttttcagCGAGAATTCAGGTGTTGAGCATGACGATAGTAGCTCATCCAGCTCTTCGGCAGAGAATGAAGACAAGAGTGAAGAATCCAGCCACTCGTCGGAAAAGCCAAGGTCTATGGAACTGTCAAACTCTTGCCAAAATGTCTCAGCTGTAGGGTCAGTTGGGGCTGCTGTTTGCCTGCCAAATGTAGATGATTTTCCAGCGTCCATGGAGGATGTGCAGCCGGCAAGCTTGGTCAAAGCCTATGGTTATCTTGGAGAAGAGCCAGTTTTCAATAATGTCAAAAAGTCTAGAAAACGGAGTAAAAAAGTAACCCACCTGTCCAGAAGAGAGCTGTGCCAGGAAACTCAGGATGACATGTACCAACTGGACTATGGGAACCCCAGTGGGTTTCCATATGGCACCATGAGCTATGCTGACTATTGGCGATCATATTATCAAGCATGGCAGACATACCACTCTGCAATTTCAAATTCCTATTATAGGAATGTCTACAAGTGCTCAAACTGGATGTCTGCATACCATATGCACTCTGTCTACCTCCATGAAATGCTAAAGCCATGA